A genomic region of Capra hircus breed San Clemente chromosome 19, ASM170441v1, whole genome shotgun sequence contains the following coding sequences:
- the TLCD2 gene encoding TLC domain-containing protein 2 has product MAPSGLLVTGASFAAFRGLHWGLQLLPTPESAAQNRWKWRNICVSLVHSLLTGAGALLGLSLYPQMAADPIHGHPPWALLLVAVSVGYFLADGTDLLWNQTLGQAWDLLCHHAVVVSCLSTAVLSGHYVGFSVVSLLLELNSTCLHLRQLLLLSRQAPSLAFSVTSWATLATLALFRLVPLGWMSLWLFQQCHQIPLALVILGGTGLAIVGVMSINLGIHILVSDVLRSRPCPPTLGNKETRGTRTDCDGESIIRDDSTLRLRD; this is encoded by the exons ATGGCGCCCTCTGGACTCCTAGTCACCGGCGCCTCCTTCGCCGCCTTCCGGGGGCTGCACTGGGGGCTGCAGCTGCTGCCCACGCCGGAATCTGCCGCCCAGAACCGTTGGAAGTGGCGGAACATTTGTGTCTCCCTGGTGCACAGCCTGCTTACGGGGGCCGGGGCGCTGCTCGG GCTGTCGCTGTACCCTCAGATGGCCGCCGACCCGATTCATGGCCACCCTCCCTGGGCTTTGCTGCTGGTGGCTGTCTCTGTGG GTTATTTCCTGGCAGATGGAACTGATTTGTTGTGGAACCAGACCTTGGGCCAGGCCTGGGATCTTCTTTGTCACCATGCGGTG GTCGTGAGCTGCCTCAGCACCGCCGTTCTGTCTGGCCACTACGTGGGCTTCTCTGTGGTGTCTCTGCTTCTGGAGCTCAACTCCACCTGCCTGCACCTAcgccagctgctgctgctctctcgccaggctccatccctggcctTCAGCGTGACCAGCTGGGCCACCCTGGCCACCTTGGCCCTCTTCCGCCTGGTGCCACTGGGATGGATGAGCCTGTGGCTGTTCCAGCAATGCCACCAGATCCCTCTTGCTCTGGTCATCCTTGGTGGAACTGGACTGGCCATTGTGGGTGTCATGAGCATCAATTTGGGCATCCACATTTTGGTCAGTGATGTTTTGCGATCTCGGCCCTGCCCACCCACCCTTGGAAACAAGGAAACCAGGGGCACTAGGACAGATTGTGATGGTGAGTCCATCATCAGGGATGATTCCACTCTCAGGCTGAGAGACTGA